In a single window of the Streptomyces sp. CGMCC 4.7035 genome:
- the cobN gene encoding cobaltochelatase subunit CobN — MSTVLLLSTADTDLLAARASGAPYRIGNPTRVDVTEELPGLIEGADIAVVRLLGGKRAWEDGLARLKASGIPTVLLGGEAVPDAELMAESSVPAGVVAEALRYLVEGGPANLTELARFLSDTVLLTGEGFVEPQQMPEYGVHGERAYVEGRPTVGVLFYRAHELSGNTAFVDTLCDAIEAQGANALPVYCGSLRGADAGLYELLSKADALVATVLAAGGTHASQASAGGDEEAWDIGALAELNVPVLQGLCLTSSRAAWDESDAALSPMDAAMQVAIPEFDGRLITVPFSFKEQGPDDVPVYVADPERAARVAGIAVRHARLKHKPNAEKKLALVFTAYPTKHSRVGNAVGLDTPASAVRVLDALRDAGYGLTEYPAGGDELIHRLIEAGGHDVEWLTEDQLAAAPARVPLADYRAWFDKLDPELRDAMLQAWGEPPGSLYVDGDDIVLASLQFGNVVVMIQPPRGFGENPIAIYHDPDMPPSHHYMAAYRWLENTFKADAIVHMGKHGTMEWLPGKGLGLSKGCAPDAVLGDLPLIYPFIVNDPGEGTQAKRRGHATVVDHLVPPMARADTYGDLAKLEQLLDEYALVSDLDPTKAPAVRAQIWTLVKAAELHHDLHVDEQPEDGDFDEFVMHIDGYLCEIKDVQIRDGLHILGGGPVGEPRVNLVLAVLRASQVWGGQANALPGLRASLAEHFGLVEKELLAEPGVPVKVPVELTDLVDGPSRTAADAIDLLEQLCRRIAEGMEERDWAVSESSALVRDVLGTDLPAAVAVLEFACTEVVPRLARTTDEIGHILKALDGGYVPAGPSGSPTRGLVNVLPTGRNFYSVDPKAIPSRLSWEVGQSLADSLVQRYLSDTGEYPKSVGLTVWGTSAMRTQGDDIAEILALLGCRPVWDDASRRVTGFEIVPLAELGRPRIDVTVRISGFFRDAFPHVVGLIDDAVRAVAELDEPAEQNFVRAHADEDTAAHGDRRRATARIFGSKPGAYGAGLLPLIDARNWRSDADLAEVYAVWGGYAYGRGLDGRAARGDMETAFKRIAVAAKNVDTREHDLVDADDYFQYHGGMVAMVRHLTGASPEAYVGDSAVPDQVKTRTLGEETHRVFRARVVNPRWMAAMRRHGYKGAFEMAATVDYLFGYDATAGVVDDWMYEKLSAEYVFDAENRDFMKKSNPWALRGITERLLEAADRGLWAEPDAETLERLRATYLELEGDLEGDEK; from the coding sequence ATGAGCACAGTGTTGTTGTTGTCGACCGCCGACACCGATCTGCTGGCGGCCCGTGCCTCCGGCGCGCCCTACCGGATCGGCAACCCGACCCGCGTGGACGTCACGGAGGAACTGCCGGGGCTGATCGAGGGCGCCGACATCGCCGTCGTACGACTGCTGGGCGGCAAGCGCGCCTGGGAGGACGGACTCGCCCGGCTCAAGGCCTCCGGCATCCCGACCGTGCTGCTCGGCGGAGAGGCCGTCCCCGACGCCGAGCTGATGGCCGAGTCGTCCGTGCCCGCGGGTGTCGTGGCCGAGGCGCTGCGCTACCTCGTCGAGGGCGGCCCGGCCAACCTCACGGAACTGGCGCGCTTCCTGTCCGACACCGTGCTGCTGACCGGCGAGGGGTTCGTCGAGCCGCAGCAGATGCCCGAGTACGGCGTCCACGGCGAGCGCGCGTACGTGGAGGGCCGCCCGACCGTCGGCGTGCTCTTCTACCGCGCCCATGAACTCAGCGGCAACACCGCCTTCGTGGACACGCTGTGCGACGCGATCGAGGCGCAGGGGGCCAACGCCCTGCCGGTGTACTGCGGTTCGCTGCGCGGCGCCGACGCGGGACTCTATGAACTTCTGTCCAAGGCTGACGCCCTCGTCGCCACCGTCCTCGCCGCAGGCGGCACGCACGCCTCGCAAGCGTCGGCGGGCGGCGACGAGGAGGCCTGGGACATCGGGGCCCTCGCGGAGCTCAACGTTCCGGTGTTGCAGGGGCTGTGCCTCACCTCCTCGCGCGCCGCGTGGGACGAGTCCGACGCCGCCCTCTCCCCCATGGACGCGGCGATGCAGGTCGCGATCCCGGAGTTCGACGGCCGGCTCATCACGGTCCCCTTCTCCTTCAAGGAGCAGGGCCCCGACGACGTGCCGGTGTATGTCGCCGACCCGGAGCGGGCCGCGCGCGTCGCCGGGATCGCGGTGCGGCACGCCCGGTTGAAACACAAGCCGAACGCCGAGAAGAAGCTCGCGCTCGTCTTCACCGCCTACCCGACCAAGCACTCGCGGGTCGGCAACGCGGTCGGCCTGGACACGCCCGCTTCGGCCGTACGCGTGCTGGACGCGCTCCGGGACGCCGGGTACGGCCTGACCGAATACCCAGCGGGGGGCGACGAGCTGATCCACCGCCTCATCGAGGCCGGCGGCCATGACGTCGAGTGGCTGACCGAGGACCAGCTGGCCGCGGCGCCCGCGCGCGTACCGCTCGCCGACTACCGGGCGTGGTTCGACAAGCTGGACCCGGAGCTGCGGGACGCGATGCTTCAGGCGTGGGGCGAGCCGCCGGGCAGCCTGTACGTCGACGGGGACGACATCGTGCTGGCGTCGCTCCAGTTCGGGAACGTCGTCGTCATGATCCAGCCGCCGCGCGGCTTCGGCGAGAACCCGATCGCGATCTACCACGACCCCGACATGCCGCCGTCGCACCACTACATGGCGGCGTACAGGTGGCTCGAAAACACCTTCAAGGCCGACGCGATCGTCCACATGGGCAAGCACGGCACGATGGAGTGGCTGCCGGGCAAGGGACTGGGGCTCAGCAAGGGCTGCGCACCGGACGCCGTCCTCGGCGACCTGCCCCTGATCTACCCGTTCATCGTCAACGACCCCGGCGAGGGCACCCAGGCCAAGCGGCGCGGCCACGCCACGGTCGTCGACCACCTCGTACCGCCGATGGCGCGCGCCGACACCTACGGCGACCTGGCCAAGCTGGAGCAGTTGCTCGACGAGTACGCGCTGGTCTCCGACCTGGACCCGACGAAGGCGCCCGCTGTGCGGGCCCAGATCTGGACCCTCGTCAAGGCTGCCGAGCTGCACCACGACCTGCACGTGGACGAGCAGCCGGAGGACGGCGACTTCGACGAGTTCGTCATGCACATCGACGGCTATCTGTGCGAGATCAAGGATGTGCAGATCCGCGACGGTCTGCACATCCTGGGCGGCGGTCCGGTGGGCGAGCCGCGGGTGAACCTCGTGCTCGCCGTGCTGCGCGCCTCGCAGGTGTGGGGCGGGCAGGCGAACGCCCTGCCGGGGTTGAGGGCTTCGCTGGCCGAGCACTTCGGGCTGGTGGAGAAGGAGCTGCTCGCCGAGCCGGGCGTGCCGGTGAAGGTGCCGGTGGAGCTGACGGATCTGGTGGACGGCCCCTCCCGCACCGCCGCCGACGCCATCGACCTGCTGGAGCAGCTGTGCCGGCGGATCGCGGAGGGCATGGAGGAGCGCGACTGGGCCGTTTCGGAGAGCAGTGCTCTCGTACGTGATGTCCTCGGCACCGACCTCCCGGCCGCCGTCGCCGTGCTGGAGTTCGCCTGCACCGAGGTCGTTCCGCGGCTCGCCCGTACGACCGACGAGATCGGCCACATCCTCAAGGCGCTCGACGGCGGTTACGTCCCGGCGGGTCCGTCGGGCTCCCCGACGCGCGGTCTGGTCAACGTCCTGCCGACCGGCCGCAACTTCTACTCCGTCGACCCCAAGGCCATTCCGTCGCGGCTGAGCTGGGAGGTCGGGCAGTCGCTGGCCGACTCGCTCGTCCAGCGGTATCTGAGCGACACCGGTGAGTACCCGAAGTCCGTCGGCCTGACCGTCTGGGGCACGTCCGCGATGCGCACCCAGGGCGACGACATCGCCGAGATCCTGGCGCTGCTCGGCTGCCGCCCGGTCTGGGACGACGCCTCGCGCCGGGTGACCGGCTTCGAGATCGTGCCGCTCGCCGAGCTCGGCCGCCCCCGTATCGACGTCACGGTCCGCATCTCGGGCTTCTTCCGCGACGCGTTCCCGCATGTCGTCGGCCTCATCGACGACGCCGTGCGGGCTGTCGCCGAACTGGACGAGCCGGCCGAGCAGAACTTCGTCCGCGCCCACGCCGACGAGGACACCGCCGCGCACGGCGACCGGCGGCGCGCGACCGCCCGTATCTTCGGCTCCAAGCCGGGCGCGTACGGGGCCGGACTGCTGCCGCTGATCGACGCGCGCAACTGGCGCTCCGACGCCGACCTCGCCGAGGTGTACGCGGTGTGGGGCGGCTATGCGTACGGGCGCGGGCTCGACGGGCGGGCGGCGCGCGGGGACATGGAGACGGCGTTCAAGCGGATCGCCGTCGCCGCCAAGAACGTCGACACCCGCGAGCACGACCTCGTGGACGCCGACGACTACTTCCAGTACCACGGCGGGATGGTCGCCATGGTGCGGCACCTGACGGGCGCCAGCCCCGAGGCGTATGTGGGCGACTCCGCCGTACCGGACCAGGTGAAGACGAGGACCCTCGGCGAGGAGACCCACCGCGTCTTCCGCGCCCGCGTCGTCAACCCGCGCTGGATGGCGGCCATGCGCCGCCACGGCTACAAGGGCGCCTTCGAGATGGCGGCGACCGTCGACTACCTCTTCGGGTACGACGCCACGGCCGGGGTCGTCGACGACTGGATGTACGAGAAGCTCAGCGCGGAGTACGTCTTCGACGCCGAGAACCGGGACTTCATGAAGAAGTCCAACCCCTGGGCGCTGCGCGGCATCACCGAGCGGCTGCTGGAGGCCGCCGACCGCGGTCTGTGGGCCGAGCCGGACGCGGAGACGCTGGAGCGGCTGCGCGCCACCTATCTGGAGCTCGAAGGCGACTTGGAGGGCGACGAGAAGTGA
- a CDS encoding putative cobaltochelatase, which translates to MSTPFPFTAVVGQDDLRLALLLNAVSPAVGGVLVRGEKGTAKSTAVRALSALLPAVDVVPGCRFSCAPAAPDPNCPDGPHEVGAGTQRPARMVELPVGASEDRLVGALDIERALAEGVKAFEPGLLADAHRGILYVDEVNLLHDHLVDLLLDAAAMGASYVEREGVSVRHAARFLLVGTMNPEEGELRPQLLDRFGLTVEVAASREPDQRVEVVRRRLAYDDDPEGFAARWAEEEAAVRARIVAARELLPSVRLGDGALRQIAATCAAFEVDGMRADIVMARTATALAAWAGRTDVLAEDVRQAALLALPHRRRRNPFDAPGLDEDKLDETLEEFGGSEEDDDPGPDGPGGGGGQPSPDEGPQGGDTAARPEAGESGQPGASGPGEQQAAHASEPFRTKVLTVPGLGDGAAGRRSRARTAHGRTTGARRPQGALTKLHLAATVQAAAPHQRARGRSGPGLVLRRDDLRQATREGREGNLVLFVVDASGSMAARQRMSAVKGAVLSLLLDAYQRRDKVGLVTFRGSAADVALPPTSSVDAAAARLESLPTGGRTPLAAGLLKAHDVLRVERLRDPARRALVVVVTDGRATGGPEPVALAGRAARLFAAEGVASVVVDCESGPVRLGLAGQLAGELGGTAVTLDELRADSIAGLVRNVQGTPGTSRRAA; encoded by the coding sequence GTGAGTACCCCGTTTCCGTTCACGGCCGTCGTCGGCCAGGACGACCTGCGGCTCGCGCTGCTGCTGAACGCGGTCTCGCCCGCGGTCGGCGGTGTGCTGGTGCGCGGCGAGAAGGGCACCGCCAAGTCCACGGCCGTGCGCGCGCTCTCGGCGCTGCTGCCGGCGGTCGACGTGGTCCCCGGGTGCCGCTTCTCCTGCGCCCCCGCCGCGCCCGACCCGAACTGCCCGGACGGGCCGCACGAGGTCGGCGCCGGGACGCAGCGGCCCGCGCGGATGGTCGAGCTGCCCGTCGGCGCCTCCGAGGACCGGCTCGTGGGCGCCCTCGACATCGAGCGGGCGCTGGCCGAGGGCGTGAAGGCCTTCGAGCCGGGCCTGCTCGCCGACGCGCACCGCGGCATCCTGTACGTCGACGAGGTCAACCTCCTCCACGACCACCTGGTCGACCTGCTTCTGGACGCCGCCGCGATGGGCGCCTCGTACGTGGAGCGCGAGGGCGTCTCCGTACGGCATGCCGCCCGTTTCCTGCTCGTCGGCACCATGAACCCCGAGGAGGGTGAGCTGCGACCGCAGCTGCTCGACCGGTTCGGGCTGACCGTCGAGGTGGCCGCCTCGCGCGAGCCCGACCAGCGCGTGGAGGTCGTACGGCGGCGGCTGGCCTACGACGACGACCCCGAGGGCTTCGCGGCGCGCTGGGCCGAGGAGGAGGCCGCCGTACGGGCCCGGATCGTGGCCGCGCGCGAGCTGCTGCCCTCCGTACGGCTCGGGGACGGCGCGCTGCGGCAGATCGCGGCGACCTGTGCCGCGTTCGAGGTCGACGGTATGCGCGCCGACATCGTGATGGCACGTACGGCGACCGCCCTGGCCGCCTGGGCCGGGCGCACCGATGTGCTCGCCGAGGATGTCCGGCAGGCCGCGCTGCTCGCCCTCCCGCACCGGCGGCGGCGCAATCCCTTCGACGCTCCCGGCCTCGACGAGGACAAGCTCGACGAGACGCTGGAGGAGTTCGGAGGTTCCGAGGAGGACGACGACCCGGGTCCCGACGGGCCCGGCGGCGGTGGCGGTCAGCCCTCGCCCGACGAGGGGCCGCAGGGCGGTGACACCGCCGCGCGCCCCGAGGCCGGGGAGAGCGGACAGCCGGGGGCCTCGGGCCCCGGGGAACAGCAGGCCGCACACGCCTCCGAACCCTTTCGTACGAAGGTGCTGACCGTGCCGGGACTCGGCGACGGCGCCGCCGGGCGGCGGTCCCGGGCGCGGACCGCACACGGGCGGACCACCGGGGCGCGGCGGCCCCAGGGGGCGCTCACCAAACTGCACCTGGCGGCGACCGTGCAGGCGGCGGCGCCGCATCAGCGGGCGCGGGGGCGCTCCGGGCCGGGGCTTGTCCTGCGCCGTGACGATCTGCGGCAGGCGACGCGGGAGGGGCGCGAGGGGAACCTCGTGCTGTTCGTGGTCGACGCCTCCGGATCGATGGCGGCCCGGCAGCGGATGAGTGCCGTGAAGGGTGCCGTGCTGTCGCTGCTGCTCGACGCCTACCAGCGGCGGGACAAGGTGGGGCTCGTGACCTTCCGGGGCTCGGCGGCCGACGTCGCGCTGCCGCCGACCTCGTCGGTGGACGCGGCGGCGGCCCGGCTGGAGTCGCTGCCGACGGGCGGGCGGACGCCGCTGGCGGCCGGGCTGCTCAAGGCCCATGACGTGCTGCGGGTCGAGCGGCTGCGGGATCCGGCGCGGCGGGCGCTGGTCGTGGTGGTGACGGACGGGCGGGCCACGGGTGGTCCGGAGCCGGTCGCTCTTGCCGGGCGTGCGGCGCGGCTGTTCGCCGCCGAGGGCGTCGCGTCCGTGGTCGTGGACTGCGAGTCGGGGCCCGTGCGGCTGGGGCTCGCCGGGCAACTCGCCGGCGAACTGGGCGGTACGGCGGTGACGCTGGACGAGCTGCGCGCGGACAGCATCGCCGGGCTGGTGAGGAACGTGCAGGGGACGCCGGGGACTTCGAGGAGGGCCGCGTAA
- the cobO gene encoding cob(I)yrinic acid a,c-diamide adenosyltransferase translates to MPQGQPSVVPDDGLTTRQRRNRPLVVVHTGIGKGKSTAAFGLALRAWNQGWPIGVFQFVKSAKWKVGEENALRVLGASGEGGTVDWHKMGEGWSWVQRDDQMDNEEKAREGWEQVKRDLAAETYRLYVLDEFAYPMHWGWVDTDEVVDVLRNRPGTQHVVITGRNAPEKLVDFADLVTDMSKVKHPMDVGQKGQKGIEW, encoded by the coding sequence ATGCCGCAGGGACAGCCGAGTGTCGTACCGGACGACGGCCTGACGACCCGTCAGCGACGCAACCGCCCGCTCGTCGTCGTGCACACGGGCATCGGGAAGGGCAAGTCGACGGCGGCCTTCGGGCTCGCGCTGCGCGCCTGGAACCAGGGGTGGCCCATCGGGGTGTTCCAGTTCGTCAAGTCGGCGAAGTGGAAGGTCGGTGAGGAGAACGCGCTGCGGGTGCTGGGCGCCAGCGGCGAGGGCGGCACCGTGGACTGGCACAAGATGGGCGAGGGCTGGTCGTGGGTGCAGCGCGACGATCAGATGGACAACGAGGAGAAGGCCCGGGAGGGCTGGGAGCAGGTCAAGCGTGACCTGGCCGCCGAGACGTACCGGCTGTACGTGCTCGACGAGTTCGCCTACCCCATGCACTGGGGATGGGTCGACACCGACGAGGTCGTCGACGTGCTGCGCAACCGGCCCGGTACCCAGCATGTCGTGATCACCGGGCGGAACGCGCCCGAGAAGCTCGTCGACTTCGCCGACCTCGTCACCGACATGTCCAAGGTCAAGCACCCGATGGACGTCGGCCAGAAGGGCCAGAAGGGCATCGAGTGGTGA
- a CDS encoding cobyrinate a,c-diamide synthase: MSSSVPRLVIAAPSSGSGKTTVATGLMAAFAQRGLAVSPHKVGPDYIDPGYHTLATGRVGRNLDAYLCGPELIAPLFLHGARGCDLAVVEGVMGLYDGAAGEGELASTAHVAKLLRAPVVLVVDASSQSRSVAALVHGFASWDPEVRVGGVILNKVGSDRHEELLREALDSAGVPVLGVLRRAPQVSTPSRHLGLVPVAERRAQALEAVAAMAAQVREGCDLEALLGLARGAGALAGAAWDAGEVLVSSPPPPLPFPSLGAAPPDPHRPERPRPQTPDGLIDAGPGLKAPVVAVAGGAAFTFSYTEHSELLAAAGAEVVTFDPLRDERLPDGTQGLVIGGGFPEVYASELSANEALRKAVAELALSGAPVAAECAGLLYLCQELDGQPMCGVLDATARMSERLTLGYRDAVAVSDSVLAAAGTRMRGHEFHRTVVEPGAGAAPAWGVRAPRRRVEGFVQQGVHASYLHTHWAAAPGVARRFVERCRTS, from the coding sequence ATGTCCTCGTCCGTGCCCCGACTGGTCATCGCCGCGCCCTCGTCGGGCAGCGGCAAGACCACCGTTGCCACGGGATTGATGGCGGCCTTCGCCCAGCGGGGGCTCGCCGTGTCCCCGCACAAGGTGGGGCCCGACTACATCGATCCCGGGTATCACACGCTCGCCACCGGGCGCGTGGGGCGGAACCTCGACGCCTACCTGTGCGGGCCGGAGCTGATCGCGCCGCTGTTCCTGCACGGGGCGCGCGGGTGCGACCTCGCTGTCGTCGAGGGTGTGATGGGGCTGTACGACGGGGCCGCCGGGGAGGGTGAACTGGCGTCCACGGCCCATGTGGCGAAGCTGTTGCGGGCTCCGGTGGTGCTCGTGGTCGACGCGTCGTCGCAGTCACGGTCGGTGGCGGCGCTGGTGCACGGGTTCGCGTCCTGGGATCCGGAGGTGCGGGTCGGGGGCGTGATCCTCAACAAGGTCGGGTCCGACCGGCATGAGGAGTTGTTGCGGGAGGCTCTGGACTCGGCGGGTGTGCCGGTGCTCGGCGTCCTGCGGCGGGCTCCGCAGGTCAGCACGCCGTCGCGGCACCTCGGGCTGGTGCCTGTCGCCGAGCGGCGGGCGCAGGCCTTGGAGGCTGTCGCCGCGATGGCCGCGCAGGTGCGCGAAGGGTGCGATCTGGAGGCCTTGCTGGGGCTGGCGCGGGGTGCGGGTGCGTTGGCGGGTGCGGCTTGGGATGCGGGTGAGGTCCTGGTTTCCTCGCCCCCGCCGCCCCTTCCCTTCCCGTCCCTGGGGGCTGCGCCCCCAGACCCCCATCGGCCTGAACGGCCTCGTCCTCAAACGCCGGACGGGCTGATTGATGCCGGACCGGGTTTGAAGGCACCGGTAGTTGCCGTTGCCGGTGGTGCGGCGTTCACGTTCTCCTACACGGAGCACAGTGAGCTGCTCGCCGCCGCCGGAGCCGAAGTCGTCACCTTCGATCCCCTGCGTGATGAGAGGCTCCCGGACGGTACACAGGGGTTGGTCATCGGCGGTGGGTTCCCCGAGGTGTACGCCTCCGAGCTGTCCGCCAACGAAGCCCTCCGCAAAGCCGTCGCCGAGCTCGCGCTGAGCGGGGCTCCCGTCGCCGCCGAGTGTGCCGGGCTGCTGTATCTGTGCCAGGAGCTGGACGGACAGCCGATGTGCGGAGTGCTCGACGCCACCGCCCGCATGAGCGAACGGCTCACCCTCGGCTACCGCGACGCCGTGGCCGTCAGCGACAGTGTTCTCGCCGCGGCCGGGACCCGGATGCGCGGGCACGAGTTCCACCGGACCGTCGTCGAGCCCGGTGCGGGGGCGGCTCCCGCCTGGGGGGTGCGCGCCCCTCGGCGGCGCGTCGAAGGTTTCGTACAACAAGGTGTGCACGCGAGTTATCTGCACACGCACTGGGCCGCCGCGCCCGGTGTGGCCCGTCGGTTCGTGGAGAGGTGCCGGACGTCATGA
- the cobI gene encoding precorrin-2 C(20)-methyltransferase, with the protein MSSRLIGVGVGPGDPELVTVKGVNALREADVVVVPVMDSGERGRAEATVLHYVPEERVVRVVFALNERSDRARREAAWDAAGERVAGLLREHAVVAFATIGDPNVYSTFTYLAQTIEQLVPGTVVETVPGITAMQDLAARSGAVLTEGTEPLTLVPVTAGSAVLKDALDGPGTVVAYKFGRQAHEVAEALRETGRLDDAVWGSALGLPEESIRPAADLDGGPLPYLSTLIAPARRDGTRGGKL; encoded by the coding sequence ATGAGCAGCAGACTGATCGGAGTCGGGGTGGGCCCCGGCGACCCCGAGCTGGTGACCGTCAAGGGCGTCAACGCTCTGCGGGAGGCCGACGTCGTCGTTGTACCCGTGATGGACAGCGGGGAGCGCGGGCGCGCCGAGGCGACCGTGCTGCACTACGTGCCCGAGGAGAGGGTCGTACGTGTCGTGTTCGCGCTCAACGAGCGCAGCGACCGCGCGCGCCGCGAGGCCGCCTGGGACGCCGCCGGGGAGCGCGTGGCCGGACTGCTGCGCGAGCACGCCGTCGTCGCCTTCGCCACCATCGGCGATCCGAACGTGTACTCGACCTTCACCTATCTCGCGCAGACCATCGAGCAGCTCGTGCCCGGCACCGTCGTCGAGACCGTGCCCGGCATCACCGCCATGCAGGACCTCGCCGCGCGGTCGGGGGCCGTCCTGACCGAGGGCACCGAGCCGCTCACGCTGGTGCCCGTCACCGCCGGTTCCGCCGTGCTCAAGGACGCCCTCGACGGGCCCGGCACCGTCGTCGCGTACAAGTTCGGGCGGCAGGCGCATGAGGTCGCCGAGGCGTTGCGTGAGACCGGGAGGCTCGACGACGCCGTGTGGGGGTCGGCGCTCGGGCTGCCGGAGGAGTCCATCCGCCCTGCCGCCGACCTCGACGGCGGTCCGCTCCCCTACCTCTCCACCCTCATCGCGCCCGCCCGGCGTGACGGCACCCGCGGCGGCAAGCTGTGA
- a CDS encoding ZIP family metal transporter: MAVFVALGAFLMTLAGGWTAQRVTDRRHLVLGLAGGLMLGVVGLDLLPEALRAAGGEVFGVPAALLLFVAGFLLAHLVERLLAARRAAHGADEHNHRAPEVGLTAAAAMVGHSAMDGVAIGAAFQVGGGMGAAVAVAVVAHDFADGFNTYTITSLYGNARRKALTMLVADAAAPVLGAASTLAFTIPERLLGGYLGLFGGALLYLAAAEILPEAHHVHPARSTLLCTVAGAAFIWLVVGLAG, translated from the coding sequence ATGGCGGTCTTCGTCGCGCTCGGCGCGTTCCTCATGACGCTGGCGGGCGGCTGGACGGCACAGCGCGTGACCGACCGCCGTCATCTCGTCCTCGGCCTGGCCGGCGGACTGATGCTCGGCGTGGTCGGCCTGGACCTGCTGCCGGAGGCGCTGCGCGCGGCGGGCGGCGAGGTGTTCGGCGTACCGGCCGCGCTGCTGCTGTTCGTGGCCGGCTTCCTGCTGGCCCACCTGGTGGAACGCCTGCTCGCTGCCCGCCGTGCCGCGCACGGGGCGGACGAGCACAACCACCGGGCGCCCGAGGTGGGCCTGACGGCGGCCGCGGCGATGGTCGGGCACAGCGCCATGGACGGTGTCGCGATCGGCGCCGCGTTCCAGGTGGGCGGCGGCATGGGCGCGGCGGTCGCGGTCGCGGTCGTCGCGCACGACTTCGCGGACGGCTTCAACACCTACACGATCACGAGCCTGTACGGGAACGCGCGCCGCAAGGCCCTCACGATGCTCGTCGCGGACGCGGCGGCGCCCGTGCTGGGCGCGGCGTCCACCCTGGCGTTCACCATCCCCGAGCGACTGCTCGGCGGCTATCTGGGCCTCTTCGGCGGCGCACTCCTCTACCTGGCCGCCGCCGAGATCCTCCCGGAGGCGCACCACGTCCACCCCGCCCGCTCGACCTTGCTGTGCACGGTCGCGGGCGCGGCGTTCATCTGGCTGGTGGTGGGCCTCGCGGGCTGA
- the cobM gene encoding precorrin-4 C(11)-methyltransferase gives MADATTGKVTFVGAGPGAADLLTFRAARAIAEADVVIWAASLVQAEVLEHAREGAEILDSAAMSLEDVVAVYRRAREEGLRVARIHSGDPALWGGTQEQVDRCAEIGIETEVVPGVSSFSAVAALAQRELTIPEVAQSVILTRLGGGKTPMPPGEEVREFARHGTTMAIFLSAARSGQLVRELLEGGYPTTTPVVVAYQATWPEELVVRCTIGTLEETVKEHKLWKHTLFLVGPALDAHGTRSHLYHPGHFHGYRKADPEARKALRARGAGT, from the coding sequence ATGGCCGATGCCACCACCGGCAAGGTGACCTTCGTCGGTGCCGGCCCCGGCGCCGCCGACCTGCTGACGTTCCGCGCCGCGCGCGCCATCGCCGAGGCCGACGTCGTGATCTGGGCGGCCAGCCTGGTGCAGGCGGAGGTCCTGGAGCACGCGCGGGAGGGCGCCGAGATCCTCGACTCGGCGGCCATGTCCCTGGAGGACGTCGTCGCCGTCTACCGGCGGGCTCGCGAAGAGGGCCTGCGCGTCGCCCGTATCCACTCCGGCGACCCGGCCCTGTGGGGCGGTACGCAGGAGCAGGTCGACCGGTGCGCCGAGATCGGGATCGAGACGGAGGTCGTGCCCGGCGTCTCGTCCTTCTCCGCCGTCGCCGCGCTCGCCCAGCGGGAGCTGACGATCCCCGAGGTCGCGCAGTCCGTGATCCTCACCCGGCTCGGCGGCGGCAAGACGCCGATGCCGCCCGGGGAGGAGGTGCGCGAGTTCGCTCGGCACGGGACGACGATGGCGATCTTCCTGTCCGCTGCCCGCAGCGGGCAGCTGGTGCGGGAGCTGCTGGAGGGCGGCTATCCGACGACCACCCCGGTCGTCGTCGCCTACCAGGCCACCTGGCCCGAGGAGCTGGTCGTGAGGTGCACGATCGGCACGCTGGAGGAGACCGTCAAGGAGCACAAGCTCTGGAAGCACACCCTCTTCCTGGTCGGCCCGGCGCTGGACGCGCACGGCACGCGCTCGCACCTCTACCACCCCGGCCACTTCCACGGTTACCGCAAGGCCGACCCCGAGGCCCGCAAGGCCCTGCGCGCACGGGGTGCCGGCACGTGA